The proteins below come from a single Alnus glutinosa chromosome 9, dhAlnGlut1.1, whole genome shotgun sequence genomic window:
- the LOC133877119 gene encoding uncharacterized protein LOC133877119 has protein sequence MKKSGGAEKKRVRRSTGAVQNGARDPNSDTPPRKQAAKDVFQLFAEKVRDHKGLVSRWAVLQETRVEYFRGKDFASFLRNHPDLKDILESDRTLETEDIGNSLLRKNLLVRCDRVVKTLRPGKKKLSTWPAHLEIFPDQVFSENDAFFAWTFVKRRPLWQTLLSFFWPVLTLAICLFPVYPHRCKLLILYSCAGVLLLILSLLLLRATAFGVLYILLGKRVWFFPNILAEEATLRELFRLWPMKDEEERPKWTTRLFYAVVAVLVILLLRHHAPDEAARARYQKRVSNIIDDVLEWSPRLALSGMMDKQQTVVNGTEANSSFTDASKAPSDNKGEETVSEQYAAEEVENLEDAEQHKHDDHI, from the exons atgaagaaaTCAGGAGGCGCAGAGAAGAAGAGGGTACGAAGATCTACAGGAGCCGTACAAAATGGCGCCAGAGATCCCAACTCCGATACTCCTCCTAGG aaaCAAGCTGCTAAGGATGTGTTTCAGTTGTTTGCTGAGAAGGTGAGAGACCATAAGGGTTTGGTGTCTAGGTGGGCTGTTTTACAGGAGACACGTGTGGAGTACTTCAGAGGGAAGGATTTTGCTAGCTTTTTGAGAAATCATCCAGATCTCAAAGATATTCTAGAATCAGATAGGACCCTAGAGACTGAAGATATTGGTAATTCTCTGTTAAGAAAGAATCTTTTAGTGCGCTGTGATCGTGTGGTGAAAACTCTTCGTCCTGGGAAGAAAAAGTTGTCTACATGGCCAGCACATCTAGAGATTTTCCCA GATCAAgtattttctgaaaatgatgCCTTTTTTGCGTGGACATTTGTAAAACGGCGACCGCTTTGGCAGActcttctctcatttttctggCCTGTGTTGACACTAGCAATTTGCTTGTTTCCCGTGTATCCCCATCGGTGCAAGCTTCTAATACTCTACTCTTGCGCAGGAGTCTTGCTACTTATTCTGTCACTGCTTTTAT TGAGAGCTACTGCATTTGGTGTTCTTTATATACTTCTTGGAAAACGCGTTTGGTTTTTCCCTAACATACTTGCCGAGGAAGCAACATTGCGAGAGCTATTCCGTTTATGGCCCATGAAAGATGAGGAGGAGCGACCCAAGTGGACGACGAGGCTTTTCTATGCGGTTGTGGCTGTGCTGGTCATATTGTTGCTGAGGCACCACGCCCCTGATGAGGCTGCTAGAGCAAG GTATCAGAAGCGGGTCTCCAACATAATTGATGATGTTCTCGAGTGGTCTCCAAGATTAGCTCTGTCCGGGATGATGGACAAGCAGCAAACTGTCGTTAACGGCACAGAAGCAAACAGCAGTTTTACAGATGCGAGCAAGGCTCCATCCGACAATAAAGGGGAGGAAACTGTTTCAGAGCAGTATGCGGCAGAAGAAGTTGAAAACCTAGAGGATGCTGAGCAACATAAACATGATGATCATATATGA
- the LOC133878291 gene encoding uncharacterized protein LOC133878291, whose amino-acid sequence MISLPSLSFLNKPPVSLPPTSSSSKTNALTIISQSLVHSDDACKKRRAHPSSFLSCVVHAAEKDSQHFDVDPDKAREALQELDQQLQSLAQKKISTPKIRASDVDLTKDNMTEEEFSDSFLKNLAVALVLFTIFYNILFETVIKRAIDIPLPVPATTAVTEASSQGQTSN is encoded by the exons ATGATTTCTCTGCCAAGTCTCTCATTTCTCAACAAGCCACCAGTATCGCTGCCACCCACATCTTCATCCAGTAAAACTAATGCACTCACAATTATATCTCAATCGCTAGTACACAGTGATGATGCTTGTAAGAAAAGAAGAGCACACCCATCTTCTTTTCTATCTTGTGTTGTTCATGCAGCGGAGAAAGATTCACAACATTTTGATGTAGACCCAGATAAGGCCAGAGAAGCCCTCCAAGAGCTTGACCAGCAGCTCCAATCCCTCGCCCAGAAAAAAATCAGCACTCCCAAGATAAGGG CTTCAGATGTGGATCTTACGAAGGATAACATGACAGAAGAAGAATTTTCGGATTCCTTTCTAAAAAATTTAGCAGTTGCTCTCGTACTCTTCACCATTTTCTACAATATACTTTTTGAAACTGTAATCAAACGAGCCATAGATATTCCACTACCAGTTCCAGCTACTACTGCAGTAACAGAAGCATCTTCCCAAGGCCAAACAAGTAACTAA
- the LOC133877382 gene encoding calcium-dependent protein kinase 8-like codes for MGNCCASPSTPSQNKNKKHKKKPNPFSVDYAVANGTGGGSKLWVLKDPTDHDISANCELGRELGRGEFGVTYLCTDLSSGEKFACKSISKKKLRTAVDIEDVRREVEIMRHLPKHPNIVTLKDTYEDDQAVHIVMELCEGGELFDRIVARGHYTERAAAGVMRTIVEVVQMCHKHGVMHRDLKPENFLFANKKETSPLKAIDFGLSVFFKPGEQFNEIVGSPYYMAPEVLKRNYGPEVDVWSAGVILYILLCGVPPFWAETEQGVAQAIIRSVIDFKRDPWPKVSDNAKDLVKKMLDPDPKRRLKAQEVLDHPWIQNAKRAPNVPLGETVKARLKQFSVMNKLKKRALRVVAEHLSVEEVAGIKEAFDMMDTGNRGKINLEELRVGLLKLGQQISDADLQILMEAADVDGDGALNYGEFVAVSVHLKKMGNDEHLHKAFAFFDQNQSGYIEIEELRDALNDEPDANSEEVINAIMHDVDTDKDGRISYEEFAAMMKAGTDWRKASRQYSRERFNNLSLKLMRDESLQLANEGR; via the exons ATGGGAAATTGCTGTGCAAGCCCCAGTACTCCTTCTCAGAATAAAAACAAGAAGCACAAGAAGAAACCCAATCCATTTTCTGTTGATTACGCTGTGGCCAATGGAACTGGAGGTGGGAGCAAGCTCTGGGTCTTGAAAGATCCCACGGACCATGACATCTCGGCCAATTGTGAGCTCGGCCGTGAGCTGGGCCGAGGTGAATTCGGGGTCACGTACTTGTGTACCGATTTGTCCTCTGGCGAAAAGTTCGCCTGCAAATCGATATCCAAGAAGAAGCTTAGGACTGCTGTGGATATTGAGGATGTGAGGAGGGAGGTGGAGATTATGAGGCATTTGCCTAAGCACCCGAACATTGTGACTTTGAAGGATACTTATGAGGATGACCAGGCGGTTCACATTGTGATGGAATTGTGCGAGGGCGGTGAGCTGTTCGATCGGATTGTGGCAAGGGGGCATTACACAGAACGCGCTGCTGCAGGCGTTATGAGGACCATTGTTGAAGTTGTCCAG ATGTGTCACAAGCATGGAGTGATGCATCGTGATCTCAAACCAGAGAACTTTTTGTTTGCAAACAAGAAGGAAACATCCCCCTTGAAGGCAATTGATTTTGGGTTGTCTGTATTCTTCAAACCTG GTGAGCAGTTTAATGAGATCGTGGGTAGTCCCTATTACATGGCTCCAGAGGTTCTGAAGCGCAATTATGGCCCAGAGGTTGATGTGTGGAGTGCTGGAGTTATCTTGTATATTTTACTTTGTGGTGTTCCACCATTCTGGGCAG AAACTGAACAAGGGGTAGCACAGGCAATCATTCGCTCCGTCATTGATTTTAAGAGGGACCCATGGCCTAAAGTCTCTGATAACGCAAAGGACCTTGTGAAGAAAATGCTTGATCCTGATCCTAAGCGGCGGCTTAAAGCTCAGGAAGTGCTTG ATCATCCTTGGATACAAAATGCAAAAAGGGCTCCAAATGTTCCACTGGGTGAGACTGTGAAAGCAAGGCTCAAACAATTTTCAGTGATGAACAAGCTCAAAAAAAGAGCTCTAAGG GTGGTGGCTGAGCATTTGTCAGTGGAGGAAGTGGCTGGCATAAAGGAAGCCTTTGATATGATGGACACCGGCAACAGAGGCAAGATAAACCTTGAGGAACTTAGGGTAGGGTTGCTGAAGCTTGGCCAACAGATTTCTGATGCAGATCTTCAAATCCTAATGGAAGCT GCTGATGTTGACGGCGATGGAGCTCTAAATTATGGAGAGTTTGTTGCTGTTTCAGTGCATCTTAAAAAAATGGGCAATGATGAGCATCTACACAAAGCTTTTGCATTCTTTGATCAAAACCAGAGTGGTTACATAGAGATTGAAGAGCTGCGGGATGCTTTGAATGATGAACCAGACGCCAACAGTGAGGAAGTTATCAATGCCATTATGCATGACGTGGACACAGACAAG GATGGGCGCATAAGTTATGAAGAGTTTGCTGCTATGATGAAAGCTGGTACAGACTGGAGAAAAGCATCCAGGCAATATTCACGAGAAAGATTCAACAACCTCAGCTTAAAGTTGATGAGGGATGAGTCTTTACAGCTAGCCAATGAGGGTAGATGA